DNA from Thunnus thynnus chromosome 2, fThuThy2.1, whole genome shotgun sequence:
CAAACCGGGTGATCTTCCTGGAAGACGACGATGTGGCGGCCGTGATGGAAGGCAGGCTGTCCATTCACAGGATAAGACGGAGGGCCGGAGACTACCCAGCCCGCGCCATCCAGACTCTGCagatggagctgcagcagatcatGAAGGGTAAGTAGAGGGTCAGACTTTGTTCTGTTAATTTTCTTTTCCCACCATATATTGCCTCTGGCTGTATTTGCAAATAAATCCCAAGTACCACTGCCCTATAATTTGTCCAGAACCCTGTTATTACTGCACAAGTGGTACTAAAACAGTAGTTATATAGCTGAAGTGGCTTTTAACTTTCAGCCTTGAGGCCTTGCTAGACATCATCCAGGTAGTTACAACGCTGCTTCATCACTCACACCCCCAGGGAAGTCATCAAAGTGACTCCTGAAATCCAGGATGCTTCACTTTACACCCATCCCCCCCCAGCCTCCCTCTAGTTAAGATACAGTGCAGTTAAACTGAAACAGTGAATATGAAGTGTATACATTACAGCTTTCATTTGAGACTGAGGACAAACGGTGTAGgaactgttgacattttacacataaaccCTCGATTTTAGGGACTAAAATGTAttggttaaattaaaaaaaatgtttgctttgGCTATATGTTTAGGATTCTTGTTTTACATTTGGCAGACTGTTTATAAAAGGGCTTTGAAACACCCACAAATACCCTTGAAGCACCTGATTTAAAATCGTAGTGTGTTACTGTCCCTATAACTTCAGCACTGCTCTTGTAAGTGTGGATTTTCTATTTCCCTCTCCCTCACTGGCTCTTCCTCAGttgtccagcagagagcagaggtaAGCTGATGTTGGCTGGACTCGACATTCCTTTGTGGTCCTGTCATTACTcagcctctctcctctgtctcagaTTTTGGAGCCATTCTGCTGAATAACCTAATTCGCATGACCCAGATTGCTGTCAGAGGCAGGCCGAAAAGCGCCCGCATATTTCActgtcacagtttgttattgatggAAAAACCCTATCTCCCTGATGTCTcatatgtttgttttccttAATTAAAGAGGTGGCTtactctgtgtgtctgactatgttaataaagcaataaaaaaaagatgtaggAGCAACTCCCTGCATTCCCAGGAAGGCTTGCTTATCAGTAAAACATTGTAAAGATTGCTCTTGGACTGTGTGTCATTAATGTGTGTCAACATGACCCTTTTCAGATTCCCTCATCCGACACTTTGTAAAAAGTCCATCAGTGTTTTTAAGAGgcatttacctttttttttttctttttttttacaagtgttGGAAATGTTCCCCTTATTTCTGATCCTCCCATTGCAGGCAACTACAGCTCCTTCATGCAGAAGGAGATCTTTGAGCAGCCGGAGTCTGTTGTCAACACCATGAGAGGAAGAGTCAACTTTGATGACAACACAGGTGAGAGAAGTGTCCGATCAGTGTCTCAGTGGAGTGTTGATGCATTAACACACATTATAAATGCACTATTTTCCCACTCTGTCACCATTTATTATATTTAGGTTTTACACTATCATAACTCTTGGATTGCCAAGATTTAAATAACCTCTAAAAGTGCAAACAGTTGCTCTTGTTgctcttgtctttttcttttcatgcatTTTGCTCAAACACAGGATTTGAAAAGGAAAAGCACATAAGAACATTGACTATTTTTATTGCTTGCATACCACTGCATGTCATAACAATAATCAAATAGTCTTAAAGAGTTtacttccttccttttttctcttgtatGCATTAATATAACAGAGTTGcatacatgtaaaaacacaacacataaagAAAAGCCTTGCGAGTGACTGAAATTCTTTCTCAGCATTCTCATGGGCCCTTTTTTGCCGTTTTTTAACAAGgtggaaaatgatgatgatggattGGTTGTTCGGTTTGGTTTTCAGTGACACTCGGTGGACTGAAGGACCACATCAAAGAGATCCAGAGGTGTCGGAGACTTATCCTTATTGCCTGTGGCACCAGCTACCACGCTGGGGTAGCGGTGAGTAGCTACcaaccaaacacaaaaaaaaaaaaaccaacatcaTGGAAACATGTCTGCTTTGACTTCCACATTGAATCCATCAGAGTAGTTGGAAATGTGATGTCTATATTGTAGACACAGGTGCGAGGTTTGTGTGCTGCATTCACTCAGCTCTCAGTTCATCTAGTTTGTTTTAACAGAATGATGCTGAGCAGTGCTCTGTTACTTTCCCAGACCCGCCAGGTCCTGGAGGAACTAACCGAGTTGCCTGTCATGGTGGAGCTGGCCAGCGACTTCCTGGACAGGAACACACCCGTCTTCCGAGACGACGTCTGCTTCTTTATCAGCCAGTCAGGTGGGGAGACCGGTGCCATCTGGACTTGATCTAGTGCGCATTCCCGATTTGTCCCCACTTTCCATCCCAGGGAGCCACTCTGGTTCTTCCTGATTTATGTTTTCCTTATCCTATGCTTGAGTTTTATCAAACTGTTGAGTAAAACTTCTGCTGTGCTGTTGAGTTTTCTATTCCCAAACTGCTCTGTTGTAGCCTAGCGAATAAGgattctttttgtgtgtgttaatgcgTGTAATATCTCTGTGGTCCACCTTGTGGTTTTTCTGTAAAGCTGTTTCAGGGTGTTGTATAGTGCAAAAGCTATTTCATAACAAACTCATAAATCAGCATAATTATATTGTCAGAAGTGTTACATTGcataaactgttattttttccattattgTCAATCTTTCAGGGGAGACTGCTGACAGCCTAATGGCCCTGCGCTACTGCAAGGAGAGAGGGGCTCTGACTGTGGGTGTCACCAACACAGTGGGCAGCTCCATCTCCAGGGAAACTGACTGCGGAGTTCACATCAACGCCGGGCCAGAAATCGGAGTAGCCAGCACCAAGGTGAGCCGTGATAGCCGTAGCTTGGGTTTACTCTCTCAGCTCTTTGATGACCTTCAGTACGTATGTTACAACCCTTAATGTTTTTaccttaaaacacatttattacacactACTGTCCCTCAGTGACCGAAACAATACACTTGTTTTTCATCATCTAACAGAACAGTTTCTGCGGTGGGGGAGAAAAATTTGTCCTCTAGTGGGATTACTTTAGTCCCACTCTTAAATGCCTTTGCTGGTCTGGTCATATTAGTCATACAGATGAATGGAGTGGTTGCATTTTTAACTTGCGGTTACAGATTTTAGCATCTTGGGGAAATTTTGTTTTGGACTGTGTAGCAGCTTGGTTAAAGATAATAAATTCATACCAATATCAAAAGCTGGAATGGATGTCCAGGTTAAAGCCActaaaaaatacaatcaaaatatTCAACAACTCTTTTGCCATAAATTATGAGTTTTATTGAAAGCACACCTGCCAATGGTCTAACTCTTCACAAAAAGGACGCGTGCCAGTACTCATGGAAAAGACGGAATATTTGGTGACGACTCAAGTGAAGGAGATTCATATATACAGCACAGGAGCTAATGGATACTCACTATTTTTTCAGCTGAGAAAAACAATGGGTCCGTCTTTGTTTTGACACAAGAATTTGTGCAGGGGAACTGCAACATTTTCATCCGCAGCAGTAAACAGTTAGCACTTAAAGAAAGAACTtaagctttttatattttgggtaAACTGACACTTAGATTCTGAGCGTGAAGCAACTGTACACCAATTTGTTACATCATCTCATAAATGAACCCAACGCCCACTGACACTGAATGAAACCCAGATGAAAACTCCATTGTGTGTCTGGTCCCGCCTCTTGGaagctgactttttttttttctctactctGATCCCACGGGGAGGTGAAGAAGCCTGATATTCTCATCTCAACTCATGTAAAGTCAGGATCAGTGGTTTTCTGCCTCTCTTCACTCAACCCCCCTCCAACCTCTCTAAACCAAAAGGATTTGCCAGTTTGGGCCTGAAGTAGTGGAGCCTCAGTTAAGTTAGCGAGCACAGACCAAGAGAGTGGAGCAGGTCTCTCCCTGGCCCAGCCCTTGGGCTTGGCTCTGGGGCTTTTGTGCTGCTCCAAAGCCCCAAAGCACGCCTCGGAGACGCCATCATTTACTGCTTGGCTGGCTGGGCCACACACCCAGCGCAACCAAATGCTGCTCAACCTAGGTCATCAAATCACTGGAGAACATGTATTGCACCCATCTGCTAAATGACTGCTAGACCTctattttctatgttttatgctaatttgatattttttcttaactgaaacagagaaatgaacCTCTTTCCGATTCCTATGATCATATTCGAGATTTATGGAAACAGTTTTTCCAAAGTTTGAGGCAAAATACTTTGATGCTATCTAAAGGCAAATCCTGTTGGCAGGTCAACTGACAGACAGTGGAAGACCGCCTTTGTGATTTACATAAAAGTATCCATCGGGaagtttgttttctggtttaCATCTCTTTCTGTTTGAGAAGAAGCATGTTCATGTTTCAGCTGTATGTAAGGGTGGTCATCTTTCTACGGTAACAGTTATGTGTTCTGCATGAAACGCACTGCATTGCGCACTGAAAAGTTGGTGAcatgaacacagaaaaacacatcagtttaTTATGTGGAACATGTTGCCACATCTGAGCCGACAGCGCGGACTGTCAAGAGTTCTGAGGGACTGTGGTTAGCGTGCTGTTAAGGGAAAAAAACTGTGTAAAGGTTTTACAGCTATTTTCTTGGCCCTAAACACTGGCATTTCTGAGTCCAGAGGGTCCCGTGAAATGACTTGGCTTCGCTTAAACACTGATTAAATTTCCCAAATAGGCATGGAGGGTCTCCAAACATGCTCGGAGATGAAGGAGCAGAAAGAGGGTGGGCAGCGATGACGGCAGGCATCGAGTCTCAGATGTGCTGAGGTTGTGAGCGGGTGATATTTCCAGAATGATCAGAGAATATGCTCActgatgtgatgatgtgtgtgtgttcaccaaGTTTTCCAGGATGAGCACTAGTTTTGTTTGAGCTCTGctgcatgcattttaatgctgcTTGGCGTGTGTTTAAAAACCCAcctctccttccttttctcATCATCTGGTGTAGATTATTAGCTGGAGACAAAGTTCGTTATCAAAACAGGCAGACAAGAAGCACACAAACTCTACTGAAAGAAAGGCTTCAGTCAGGAACTGGCTGCTGTAATTTGGTTTCAGTATTAAGTTGCAAGTCGCAGTATTAAGTTGTAGTATCAGGTCACATCAAGAGATGGAGCGATGTTCACTTGCAGTTAAGTTGCAATTTCTTCATTCATATATGTGTCATCGGGCTCTAGCAGCTGTTTGCTTTATCAGTGGAAGATGAAATATGAGAACTAACTATATATATGTGAGAAGATGTTTAGATTTGCTGCATTGTTTTGACCTAACAGTGAACCTAACAGCAACTTTAATGACACATACTCTGCTTCTCTGCTTTGTCGCTCTGCAGGCCTACACCAGCCAGTTTGTAGCCCTGATCATGTTTGCGCTGTTGATGTGTGATGACAGGATTTCCATGCAGCCCAGACGCCGTGAGATAATCCAGGGCCTGAGGGTGCTTCCAGGTAAATCAAGTCCTCTAGTATGTCTGGTTAGGCCAGGCAGACCCCACATGTGAGATTAGAATGTATAGAGATAGAAAGTCAGCTCTCAGAACAAAGATCGAGTACATTCAAACGcctgtttcattatttttttttaaacaatcttCTTGGAGGAAGAAGTTAAatgatgagagagaaaagagggaggggggggggatagCTGTTGGCTGTAGGCCTTTGCATGTTTCTCTGGATTTAAAGCATATGATGGCATGTCCCTAATGGTAAACTAATGAGGAATGTCTGTCCACTCTGCTGCTCCTTGTCCAACATTATGAGCCTGTCCAGTCCAGTTTCCAGCAtgtgacagcacacacagtattttattCAAGACCACgcacattatttttaaaattctgttgCTCCTGAGTATGAAATTCTTCAatcatatctgttttttttctcttatgtCTGTTAGATCTGATTAAGGAGGTCCTCAGTTTGGATGATGAGATCCAGAAGTTGGCAACAGAGCTGTACCAGCAGAAGAGCGTGCTGATCATGGGCAGAGGCTACCATTACGCTACCTGCCTGGAAGGAGCACTGGTGAGCAAGTACAACCTTCCTCAAGAAAACAGCtttgtctgactttttttttctgcttcgaACTGTGCACTATTAAAACTGCTCTAGTTTTGTCCATCAGTAATTAGTAAGTAAGTAATACCAGACTGCAAGAATCATTTCACCTGTTTTATTCTGAGAAACTCCTGCcagaaatatttcatttctgtagtgagttatattttacattaacgATTCTGACTGTACGTCTGACTCCACCTTTGGATAATAAAGTAAAGTTTGATTTGGAaagccacatactgtatatcaaaaacaatgaaaagtaaCCTCAGGTATGTTTTATGAGTAGTGCAGTGGTGTCGTCATAGAGTTGGACTaaaaatttatgtttttaaaatgttaaccaTAATAACTGCAATATGAGCTTAGATCTTTGTAaagatgtggattttttttctctttcgtGTAGAAAATCAAGGAGATCACGTACATGCATTCAGAAGGCATCCTAGCTGGAGAGCTGAAACACGGTCCGCTGGCCCTGGTGGATAAACTCATGCCAGTCATCATGATCATCATGAGAGACCACACCTACGTCAAATGTCAGAACGCCCTGCAGCAAGTCGTCGCCCGACAGGTAAGACCTGTATGCACAGCCCTAAGAATCAAATGCAAACCTTTGTCAGAATACGATGGCCTGTTGCTGTCACAAAACCAAAATGCTGAATGTTCCTGGAGgagaaatgaataatttaaaaatgtcagtctATTTTATAACATCCCTTTAGAGTGCTAACAtgcaaagaggaaaaacaaacttgtttttgaaCTAATTTGAtaccgataccgatatatgcacatattttttttccagctggctgaggagatgcatgcaagcatagactgtactaagtatgatcaagaaagacaatatatgaaggaagaacttaggaagactggagttcaggagctcagcattaaaactttaatgcacccgccaagtgggtggagtagcagttttttgtgggttttttttgagtttattagacagacaggattgatgtgtaggatttaatatttGGTCTACAGTCCGAAGCAGAGGGTGGCGGTGATGTGCCTAATATGCTAGTTGCCAACCGCTGTTATAACCCAAAAAGAGGAGAATAAGAGGTTtcttcaaacagagtggtacatcctgtcagccgaggaatttctgtttctgttgactgtttcaccctgattGTcccggtgttttttccgcaggctTCACTTCACTTAACTGACCGACAGACCGGCTggttcttcccactttaacctgaataacaaaccagggctcAGTGGTGCGGTTGGATcaaaacagagagccggggctagctgAGAGCTGAGcggaggctaactggttgtgcttccttccagtcatgctgcagctaacgctCCGTTAGCCTTATTAGCGTCGCCACTTTCTGTATCCATCGTTTCACCTTTAAAtccctctagcatttcatatAGTGTTATGGTTGTAATTTGCAGTCGCACAGTGTGTGAGTAAATTATTTCTCCACTTCACCTCCTTTTTTAGGGGCAAATGCGAGTGAAATACTCACACTGTAGAGCCAagtgacagtacacatttcagtcaaactttgaccagatcatgtgggttaaaagtgtttacttttctaaaaatagactatGAAAtataggaaattaatttgttttacacacaaactcatcaagacttttcaatttactaattgaaattcaagtgaccGGGctcaaaacttgcataattttgatgacacaggtgtgagcaactcagccttatatgacaaacatcatctgattcacgtgaaattttcaaggtgtgctctacagttgatatacagCGAAATGATGTTCACTTAATGGGTGTTTTCTAGCACCATATAGTGGACTcaggaaatgatatttaactccttcatgCAATGTTAGATAACAGTGAAAACTAAAGTTACACGTCTTTGTCCAGCAAGTACTCGTaacaatgtacatttaaacataCGCCACATAGAAGTGCAatcaaactggctgaatagcgccccccaCAAAATcacagcaaagcagccccagcagcaggcaagatagtggacaaaggaagtgattgtttatctccttcttgcactgtctgaaaacagcctgggtctgaagacatctacatgcccatcACAGAAGCTCTTCGACTGCACCGTGGCCTGACGTGCGCAAAGGGGCGAGGGCctgttcaacgctgcttgcagctttaattttaccTATTATTTTAGAACATGTGTTGTTGGCTGtggcttgtttgttttgctgaggttgtttttttttgttttgtttctctgtcttttaaTGCACTGATGAGGAGTAGTGCTCCTAATGATGATGGCATGCAACTTGATGCAAACTTACAATTCCTCCGTTACCTAAAAGAGCACAAAAGTAGTAATAAAACATGGTATCGCATAATGCAATATGCACACGTTGTCGGCAGGTTGCAGCAGCTGGTGGTGTGCactcatgagtgtgtgtgcatgtgtgtgaggaggagcGGCACCAGGTAGAGGTGTCAGGGAGCACCAGGAGAAGCACTGACTGAGCACTCAGCCCAGCTCTGAGCGCTAGATAAATCCCGGGGCccacagtttattttttgacCGCCCACTCCCACCCCCAAAGTTAAAACCGCCTGATCCCGCAACCTCAATAAATACAAGGGAGGGTTGGCTCAGCTTGACATCATTGCTGTTAATAATCTGCAGCAGATGTGGACTTCAGAGGTGTTAAAATCCAGGGAGGGGGGGCAGGTATAGGATCAAATTTTGACAGATGCTGTGCTTGAAATTTAAAGTCTTTATTTGACTTACAGGGACGCCCCATCGTGATCTGTGACAAAGATGATTATGAGACCATCAAGAGCTCCAGCCGCACCATCAAAGTGCCTCACTGTGTGGATTGCCTGCAGGGCATCCTGAGCGTAAtccctctgcagctgctgtcctTCCACCTGGCGGTCCTCCGAGGTTACGATGTAAGTATGCTCACTTCATCTCACATCCAACAGCTCCaccattttcatctgcagtgaCCACTCCAACTAAAAACTTTCCACAACACctgtatgttttacatttactgttGTGTGAAGCTGACAACTTTGAGGAGAATCTTGAAGTTTCAAGGTAAAGTGTCCAAGAGAGGGGAGAAGTGTGTTTACAGTCAGTGTAAGCACAGTGTCACCGATGATCTGGCAGGTTACCCCTGGACCACTCTGCAGGCAAAGGCATTGAGAACCATCACCAGAAATAAACA
Protein-coding regions in this window:
- the LOC137194622 gene encoding glutamine--fructose-6-phosphate aminotransferase [isomerizing] 1, giving the protein MCGIFAYLNYHVPRTRREILEILLKGLRRLEYRGYDSAGVGIDGGNGKEWESNAKSIQLIKQRGKVKALDEEINKQENMDLDVEFDVHLGIAHTRWATHGVPSPVNSHPHRSDKTNEFIVIHNGIITNYKDLRKFLESKGYEFESETDTETIAKLVKYMYDNRESDDISFATLVERVTQQLEGAFALVFKSVHYPGEAVGTRRGSPLLIGVRSDHKLSTDHIPVLYRSSGKEKKSCSALPRTDQDTCLFPVDEKAVEYYFASDASAVIEHTNRVIFLEDDDVAAVMEGRLSIHRIRRRAGDYPARAIQTLQMELQQIMKGNYSSFMQKEIFEQPESVVNTMRGRVNFDDNTVTLGGLKDHIKEIQRCRRLILIACGTSYHAGVATRQVLEELTELPVMVELASDFLDRNTPVFRDDVCFFISQSGETADSLMALRYCKERGALTVGVTNTVGSSISRETDCGVHINAGPEIGVASTKAYTSQFVALIMFALLMCDDRISMQPRRREIIQGLRVLPDLIKEVLSLDDEIQKLATELYQQKSVLIMGRGYHYATCLEGALKIKEITYMHSEGILAGELKHGPLALVDKLMPVIMIIMRDHTYVKCQNALQQVVARQGRPIVICDKDDYETIKSSSRTIKVPHCVDCLQGILSVIPLQLLSFHLAVLRGYDVDCPRNLAKSVTVE